A region from the Catellatospora sp. TT07R-123 genome encodes:
- a CDS encoding cellulase family glycosylhydrolase, translated as MRHRSALISSVAAAACIALAVVVVPSVASAAAGCSVTYQNTSAWQSTPTSGGFNTTLAITNLGDPISHWTLTFTLPAGHTRTGGWNATFSGTTAVTATDIGWNGTIGTGQTNASVGLQGDWTRSTAGSAPPSPFPQPANFALNGVACNGSTTSPSASPSRSASPSPSPSSSPGNRAPVVSLTSPTAGQTFTAPATVNFAATASDPDGTVARVEFLNGTTVVGTDTSSPYTFAWTNVAAGSYSVSARAVDNLGAATTGTPASITVSPGGTGGPAPALRVSGNKIQTTAGVTYRLLGVNRSSAEFACVQGKGMWDSPTPDQASVDAMKAWNIHAVRIPLNEDCWLGTFGTPSGSTYQQAVKAYADLLVANGITPIVEMHWNHGSYTGTSSACADATATCQKPMPDAQYAPTFWTQLATMFKGNNAVVFDLFNEPYPDAANNWSNATAAWTCLRDGGTCTGIGYQVAGMQSLVNAVRATGATNVIMVAGLTWTNDLTQWLAYKPVDPAGNIVASWHSYNFNACVTTSCWDSQIGSVAAQVPVVAGEIGQNTCAHDYIDQVMAWADSHGVSYLAWTWNPWGCSQGNVLINDYTGSPTATFGEGFKAHLLTQNP; from the coding sequence ATGAGACACCGCTCTGCCCTCATCTCCAGCGTCGCTGCGGCGGCGTGCATCGCCCTGGCCGTGGTCGTCGTGCCGTCAGTGGCCAGCGCGGCCGCTGGCTGCTCGGTGACCTACCAGAACACCAGCGCCTGGCAGTCGACGCCGACGTCCGGCGGGTTCAACACGACCCTGGCCATCACCAACCTCGGCGATCCGATCAGCCACTGGACGCTGACGTTCACGCTGCCCGCAGGCCACACCCGCACCGGCGGCTGGAACGCGACGTTCAGCGGCACCACCGCCGTCACCGCCACCGACATCGGCTGGAACGGCACCATCGGCACCGGCCAGACCAACGCCAGCGTCGGCCTGCAGGGCGACTGGACCCGCTCGACCGCGGGTTCGGCCCCGCCGAGCCCGTTCCCGCAGCCGGCCAACTTCGCCCTCAACGGCGTGGCCTGCAACGGCTCCACCACCAGCCCGAGCGCCAGCCCGAGCCGGAGTGCGAGCCCGAGTCCGTCGCCCAGCAGCTCGCCGGGCAACCGGGCCCCGGTGGTGAGCCTGACCAGCCCCACGGCCGGGCAGACCTTCACCGCACCGGCGACCGTGAACTTCGCCGCCACCGCGAGCGACCCGGACGGCACCGTGGCCCGGGTCGAGTTCCTCAACGGCACGACCGTGGTGGGCACGGACACCAGCTCGCCGTACACGTTCGCCTGGACGAACGTGGCCGCCGGGTCCTACTCGGTGAGCGCCCGCGCGGTCGACAACCTCGGCGCGGCCACGACCGGCACCCCGGCCTCGATCACGGTCAGCCCCGGCGGCACCGGTGGTCCGGCGCCGGCACTGCGCGTGTCCGGCAACAAGATCCAGACCACCGCCGGGGTCACCTACCGGCTGCTGGGCGTCAACCGGTCCAGCGCCGAGTTCGCCTGCGTACAGGGCAAGGGCATGTGGGACAGCCCGACCCCGGACCAGGCCAGCGTCGACGCGATGAAGGCGTGGAACATCCACGCGGTACGCATCCCGCTCAACGAGGACTGCTGGCTCGGCACCTTCGGCACCCCCAGCGGCAGCACCTACCAGCAGGCCGTCAAGGCGTACGCGGACCTGCTCGTCGCCAACGGGATCACTCCGATCGTGGAGATGCACTGGAACCACGGCTCGTACACGGGCACGTCCTCGGCCTGCGCGGACGCCACCGCCACCTGCCAGAAGCCGATGCCGGACGCGCAGTACGCCCCGACGTTCTGGACCCAGCTCGCGACGATGTTCAAGGGCAACAACGCGGTCGTGTTCGACCTGTTCAACGAGCCCTACCCGGACGCGGCCAACAACTGGTCCAACGCCACCGCGGCGTGGACCTGCCTGCGCGACGGCGGCACCTGCACCGGCATCGGCTACCAGGTGGCCGGCATGCAGAGCCTCGTCAACGCGGTACGCGCCACCGGCGCCACCAATGTGATCATGGTCGCCGGGCTGACCTGGACCAACGACCTGACCCAGTGGCTGGCGTACAAGCCGGTCGACCCGGCCGGCAACATCGTCGCGTCGTGGCACTCGTACAACTTCAACGCCTGCGTCACCACGTCGTGCTGGGACAGCCAGATCGGCAGCGTCGCCGCCCAGGTGCCGGTGGTGGCCGGTGAGATCGGCCAGAACACCTGCGCCCATGACTACATCGACCAGGTCATGGCGTGGGCCGACAGCCACGGCGTCAGCTACCTGGCGTGGACGTGGAACCCGTGGGGTTGCAGCCAGGGCAACGTGCTCATCAACGATTACACGGGCAGCCCGACCGCCACGTTCGGCGAGGGCTTCAAGGCCCACCTGCTGACCCAGAACCCGTAG
- a CDS encoding carbohydrate-binding protein gives MHRRPLWTLVIVGALVLTTSPASPAAAAAPPTGAAAAAGLARPAADSPALLGAVAPIGGVVPGLTGAAAQQAAGAAAEHFRSTRTSAVAAAQLHTSWGIQFPINASQGLRATQSVVTGAGTTTTGGDYVYAPTAIPAGSACIEMTTAYTPTGPNLWAWDWCGGRDGVGKLTPMNASFLATYTTMVNGRPAYSLDEHKTSTTANTWTAYLYNFQTHAWDVYFTSSGVYDLPQFPFGWDMFEVYTSVNPATGAGYYCRDLAGRAFESSSIQLSVNGAWTPATAATAPTDSTRPPSGSSFDCPALTFSMVHANDDWLDQIGTAPATASYEAEASGNTRGGQAAVRSLSTASGGAVVGYVGNGTANYLQFNNVNAATAGSRTVTVYYASGENRSVTLSVNGGSPVSVSTPSTGGWNTVGSVSVTLNLAAGANTIRFANPTGWAPDLDRITVS, from the coding sequence ATGCATCGTCGTCCGTTATGGACGCTGGTCATCGTCGGCGCCCTCGTCCTGACCACCTCACCCGCCTCGCCCGCCGCGGCGGCCGCCCCGCCGACCGGCGCCGCCGCTGCCGCCGGGCTGGCCCGGCCCGCAGCCGATTCTCCCGCCCTGCTCGGGGCCGTCGCCCCGATCGGCGGCGTCGTGCCCGGCCTGACCGGTGCAGCCGCCCAGCAGGCGGCGGGCGCCGCAGCCGAGCACTTCCGGTCCACCCGGACGTCCGCAGTGGCCGCGGCTCAGCTGCACACCTCGTGGGGCATCCAGTTCCCGATCAACGCCAGCCAGGGCCTGCGCGCCACTCAGAGCGTCGTCACCGGCGCCGGCACCACCACCACGGGCGGCGACTACGTGTACGCCCCGACCGCCATCCCGGCCGGCAGCGCCTGCATCGAGATGACAACCGCGTATACGCCGACGGGGCCGAACCTGTGGGCCTGGGACTGGTGCGGCGGACGCGACGGCGTCGGGAAGCTCACGCCCATGAACGCGTCGTTCCTGGCCACCTACACGACCATGGTCAACGGGCGGCCCGCGTACAGCCTCGACGAGCACAAGACGTCGACCACGGCCAACACCTGGACGGCGTACCTGTACAACTTCCAGACCCATGCCTGGGACGTGTACTTCACCAGCTCCGGCGTCTACGACCTGCCGCAGTTCCCGTTCGGCTGGGACATGTTCGAGGTGTACACGTCGGTGAACCCGGCCACCGGCGCCGGGTACTACTGCCGCGACCTGGCCGGCCGGGCCTTCGAGAGCAGCAGCATCCAGCTGTCGGTGAACGGGGCCTGGACCCCGGCCACCGCCGCGACCGCGCCCACCGACAGCACCCGGCCGCCCTCGGGCAGCAGCTTCGACTGCCCGGCGCTCACCTTCTCGATGGTGCACGCCAACGACGACTGGCTCGACCAGATCGGCACGGCACCGGCCACGGCCTCGTACGAGGCCGAGGCGAGCGGCAACACCCGGGGCGGCCAGGCCGCCGTACGCAGCCTGTCGACCGCCTCGGGCGGTGCCGTCGTCGGCTACGTCGGCAACGGCACCGCCAATTACCTGCAATTCAACAACGTCAACGCCGCCACCGCGGGCAGCCGTACGGTGACGGTCTACTACGCGTCCGGGGAGAACCGGTCGGTGACCCTCAGCGTCAACGGCGGCAGCCCGGTCTCGGTCAGCACGCCGAGCACCGGCGGCTGGAACACGGTCGGCTCGGTGAGCGTCACGCTGAACCTCGCGGCCGGGGCCAACACGATCCGCTTCGCCAACCCGACCGGCTGGGCGCCGGACCTGGACCGCATCACTGTGTCCTGA
- a CDS encoding peptidase inhibitor family I36 protein, whose translation MNRAIWRAVSALALIGATVLSTAPAASAVPNQSAAARPAAIAAAKLTPASNIGVLALSCPSGMLCIWPNTDGSSGRCTWVNADNDWRSTPVVCSWTSSQPVKAVYNNGTSASYDGVCLFQGANYVTAKVWVEQGAWGSDPTGWSLRSHKWTRPTDPC comes from the coding sequence ATGAATCGTGCCATCTGGCGCGCGGTAAGCGCGCTGGCGCTGATCGGGGCGACGGTGCTGAGCACCGCTCCCGCCGCGAGCGCCGTCCCGAACCAGAGCGCGGCGGCACGGCCCGCCGCCATCGCCGCCGCCAAGCTCACCCCGGCCTCGAACATCGGCGTCCTGGCCCTGTCGTGCCCCTCCGGCATGCTCTGCATCTGGCCGAACACCGACGGCAGCAGCGGCCGGTGCACCTGGGTGAACGCCGACAACGACTGGCGGAGCACCCCGGTCGTCTGCTCCTGGACGTCCTCGCAGCCGGTCAAGGCGGTCTACAACAACGGGACGAGCGCGTCCTACGACGGCGTGTGCCTGTTCCAGGGCGCGAACTACGTGACCGCGAAGGTCTGGGTGGAGCAGGGCGCCTGGGGGAGCGATCCCACCGGGTGGAGCCTGCGGTCCCACAAGTGGACCCGCCCGACCGACCCCTGCTGA
- a CDS encoding FAD-dependent monooxygenase, which translates to MNKRILISGAGIAGLATAHWLARYGFQPTVVERAPGPRESGNGVDVRGQAVLVGARMGIMPQVRAAATDVRGMKFVDADDRSIARIHTGEPGSVEIMRGDLVALLHEAAGAGVEFHFGDSIRSLEQDGHGVTVAFDRAEPRRFDLVIGADGLHSTVRRLAFGPEERHVRHKDHYFAFANTDAALGEDRWVTMYNLPGKMAGIYRSGNHAQAKAYFMFRSGVLSYDQRDVAQHKRLVRDAFAGEPSWRITELLAAAQADPDFYFDALSQVRMDSWFSDRVALVGDAAWCASPASGAGAELALVGAYRLAGVLAAAGGDHRAAFPAYQESHRELVRRKQQIGMNVRLMVPRTAGGRRVRDAVARLPLLGALGAVERFAQAKDSTLPGYAARPTAV; encoded by the coding sequence ATGAATAAGCGGATCTTGATATCGGGCGCGGGCATCGCCGGGCTGGCCACCGCACACTGGCTGGCCCGCTACGGTTTCCAGCCCACCGTCGTGGAGCGCGCGCCGGGGCCGCGCGAGAGCGGCAACGGGGTCGACGTGCGCGGCCAGGCTGTGCTCGTCGGCGCGCGCATGGGAATCATGCCGCAGGTCCGCGCGGCCGCCACCGACGTACGGGGGATGAAGTTCGTCGACGCCGACGACCGGAGCATCGCCCGCATCCACACCGGCGAACCGGGCTCGGTCGAGATCATGCGCGGCGACCTGGTCGCGCTGCTGCACGAGGCGGCCGGCGCCGGGGTCGAGTTCCACTTCGGCGACTCGATCCGATCGCTGGAGCAGGACGGCCACGGGGTGACGGTCGCGTTCGACCGCGCGGAACCACGCCGCTTCGACCTGGTGATCGGGGCGGACGGCCTGCACTCCACGGTGCGCAGGCTGGCCTTCGGGCCGGAGGAACGCCACGTCCGGCACAAGGACCACTACTTCGCGTTCGCGAACACCGACGCGGCACTGGGCGAGGACCGGTGGGTGACGATGTACAACCTGCCGGGCAAGATGGCCGGGATCTACCGCTCCGGCAACCACGCCCAGGCCAAGGCGTACTTCATGTTCCGATCCGGCGTCCTGTCCTACGACCAGCGCGACGTGGCGCAGCACAAGCGCCTGGTGCGCGACGCGTTCGCCGGTGAGCCGTCCTGGCGGATCACCGAGCTGCTCGCGGCGGCCCAGGCCGATCCTGACTTCTACTTCGACGCGTTGAGCCAGGTGCGGATGGACTCCTGGTTCTCGGACCGGGTGGCGCTGGTGGGTGACGCCGCCTGGTGCGCCTCACCCGCCTCGGGCGCCGGTGCCGAACTGGCCCTGGTCGGCGCGTACCGGCTGGCCGGGGTGCTGGCCGCGGCGGGCGGCGATCATCGCGCCGCGTTCCCCGCATACCAGGAGAGCCACCGTGAGCTGGTCCGCAGGAAGCAGCAGATCGGGATGAACGTCCGGCTCATGGTGCCCAGGACCGCGGGCGGCAGGCGGGTCCGCGACGCGGTCGCCCGGCTGCCGCTGCTGGGGGCGCTCGGGGCGGTGGAACGGTTCGCGCAGGCCAAGGACAGCACGTTGCCTGGGTATGCCGCGCGGCCCACAGCGGTCTGA
- a CDS encoding glyoxalase/bleomycin resistance/extradiol dioxygenase family protein, which yields MSEHADPAVPDRYRYAVIPHIMVADAVAAIDFYRRAFGARLDSRVDAPGGGVLHAEISIGRSVLMLGDVSVEEAESAVFAAPTALGGGTTVTLHVFVPDVDSLTDRAWAAGAEILQPPADMFHGDRTAILRDPSGHLWVFLTHLEDVPADELRRRLAATA from the coding sequence GTGAGCGAGCACGCCGACCCCGCCGTTCCGGACCGCTACCGGTACGCGGTGATTCCGCACATCATGGTCGCCGACGCCGTCGCGGCGATCGACTTCTACCGGCGGGCGTTCGGGGCACGCCTGGACTCCAGGGTGGACGCGCCCGGTGGGGGCGTCCTGCACGCGGAGATCAGCATCGGTCGGTCGGTGCTGATGCTGGGCGACGTCAGCGTGGAGGAGGCGGAGTCCGCCGTGTTCGCGGCGCCGACGGCGCTCGGCGGCGGCACCACCGTCACGCTGCACGTGTTCGTGCCCGACGTGGACAGCCTGACCGACCGGGCGTGGGCAGCCGGAGCCGAGATCCTTCAGCCGCCTGCCGACATGTTCCACGGTGACCGCACGGCCATCCTGCGGGACCCGTCGGGGCACCTGTGGGTGTTCCTGACCCATCTGGAGGACGTCCCCGCCGACGAACTGCGCCGCCGCCTCGCCGCCACTGCGTGA
- a CDS encoding UvrD-helicase domain-containing protein produces MPDVRTLEIATEQQVVDRVYERVEVMRERARSLAREGHERANAGPTTGLVERDAMVLRAADQLRTLDAEEEGLVFGRLDYDDGEAYRIGRLGLREDDMEPLLVDWRAPAAAAFYRATSGAPLGVVRRRVIICRGPRVVDLDDDVLDPDAAGDLRVLGEGALLAALRRSRGPQMRDIVTTIQREQDEAIRAPARGVTLITGGPGTGKTQVALHRAAYLLYTDRGRFADGRVLVVGPSTVFTNYISRVLPALGEDSVHLRAIGELFEGVTAVRRDPAPVAAVKGGEIMRQVLVELMWQVPPAAPDRLRLVYAGQVLTLDAAALTRARVRARTLAEQDATPPNAARRFAAAALVEALWERADTAHLDRELFIDEVGDRSEVRRFLHAWWPPLTPAAVLSWLAEADRARPVLDAAQAETLAASYRPGADWSVDDVPLLDELAQLLGRVPQPKAAVDTGVRLRELTSGPRLAETFMISCSLHDGWTLWAPGVATPIALAGPQIDNDAAVAAQRWAEAVILREGHTVVGWTDGFDPYGEDAYVPVLAEPLPQAEPEDEPVAEADYAHVVLDEAQDLSPMESRMIARRAAYASMTIVGDLGQATHPLAAATWPELLTRLSRRDSRTLELRTGYRVPQLIADYGARLLPPEIAPTESYRPGGVLTVRQVDDLHAAVREAVAEAPRDASVAVIAADQTAEVLGAAVDGALVLPASLVKGLEYDHVIVVEPAEIVAAEPRGRSRLYVVLTRAVAGLVVLHRDPLPASLT; encoded by the coding sequence GTGCCTGACGTCAGAACGTTGGAGATCGCCACCGAGCAGCAGGTCGTCGACCGCGTCTACGAGCGCGTCGAGGTGATGCGGGAACGGGCCCGGTCCCTGGCCCGCGAGGGCCACGAGCGCGCCAACGCCGGCCCGACCACCGGGCTGGTCGAACGCGACGCCATGGTCCTGCGCGCCGCCGACCAGCTACGCACCCTCGACGCCGAGGAGGAGGGCCTCGTCTTCGGGCGGCTGGACTACGACGACGGTGAGGCCTACCGCATCGGGCGGCTGGGGCTGCGCGAGGACGACATGGAACCGCTGCTGGTGGACTGGCGCGCCCCCGCGGCGGCCGCGTTCTACCGGGCCACGTCCGGCGCGCCGCTCGGCGTCGTACGCCGTCGAGTGATCATCTGCCGTGGCCCGCGGGTCGTCGACCTCGACGACGACGTCCTGGACCCGGACGCCGCGGGCGACCTGCGGGTGCTCGGTGAGGGCGCGCTGCTCGCGGCACTGCGGCGCTCGCGCGGGCCGCAGATGCGCGACATCGTCACCACGATCCAGCGCGAGCAGGACGAGGCGATCCGGGCACCCGCGCGCGGCGTCACCCTGATCACCGGCGGCCCCGGCACGGGAAAGACGCAGGTCGCGCTGCACCGCGCGGCGTACCTGCTCTACACCGACCGGGGCCGGTTCGCCGACGGCCGCGTCCTGGTGGTGGGCCCGTCGACGGTGTTCACCAACTACATCAGCCGGGTGCTGCCCGCGCTCGGCGAGGACAGCGTGCACCTGCGCGCCATCGGCGAGCTGTTCGAGGGCGTCACCGCCGTCCGGCGCGATCCCGCGCCGGTCGCCGCGGTCAAGGGCGGCGAGATCATGCGGCAGGTGCTGGTCGAGCTCATGTGGCAGGTGCCGCCGGCCGCACCGGACCGGCTCCGCCTCGTGTACGCGGGACAGGTGCTGACCCTCGACGCCGCCGCCCTGACCAGAGCCCGTGTCCGCGCCCGCACCCTGGCCGAGCAGGACGCGACCCCGCCCAACGCGGCCCGGCGGTTCGCGGCCGCCGCGCTGGTGGAGGCGCTGTGGGAGCGGGCCGACACCGCCCACCTCGACCGCGAGCTGTTCATCGACGAGGTCGGCGACCGCAGCGAGGTCCGGCGGTTCCTGCACGCCTGGTGGCCGCCGCTGACCCCGGCGGCGGTGCTGTCGTGGCTGGCCGAGGCCGACCGGGCCCGGCCGGTCCTGGACGCGGCGCAGGCCGAGACACTTGCCGCGTCGTACCGGCCGGGGGCGGACTGGTCCGTCGACGACGTGCCGCTGCTCGACGAGCTGGCCCAGCTGCTCGGCCGGGTGCCGCAGCCGAAGGCCGCGGTCGACACCGGGGTGCGGCTGCGTGAGCTCACCTCCGGGCCCCGGCTCGCCGAGACGTTCATGATCAGTTGCAGTCTGCACGACGGCTGGACCCTGTGGGCGCCCGGCGTCGCCACGCCCATCGCGCTGGCCGGGCCGCAGATCGACAACGACGCGGCCGTGGCCGCGCAGCGCTGGGCCGAGGCGGTGATCCTGCGCGAGGGGCACACCGTCGTCGGCTGGACCGACGGCTTCGACCCGTACGGCGAGGACGCCTACGTGCCCGTGCTGGCCGAGCCGCTGCCGCAGGCCGAGCCCGAGGACGAGCCCGTCGCCGAGGCCGACTACGCGCACGTGGTGCTCGACGAGGCGCAGGACCTGTCGCCGATGGAGTCCCGGATGATCGCGCGCCGCGCGGCGTACGCGTCGATGACGATCGTGGGCGACCTCGGCCAGGCCACGCACCCGCTCGCGGCCGCGACCTGGCCGGAGCTGCTGACGCGACTGTCGCGGCGGGACAGCCGGACGCTGGAGCTGCGGACCGGGTACCGGGTGCCGCAGCTGATCGCGGACTACGGGGCGCGGCTGCTGCCGCCGGAGATCGCGCCGACGGAGTCGTACCGGCCGGGCGGGGTGCTGACCGTGCGGCAGGTGGACGACCTGCACGCGGCGGTGCGCGAGGCGGTCGCCGAGGCGCCGCGCGACGCCTCGGTCGCGGTCATCGCCGCCGACCAGACGGCCGAGGTGCTGGGGGCGGCGGTGGACGGTGCGCTCGTGCTGCCCGCGAGCCTGGTCAAGGGCCTGGAGTACGACCACGTGATCGTGGTGGAACCGGCCGAGATCGTCGCCGCCGAACCGCGCGGCCGCAGCCGCCTGTACGTCGTCCTCACCCGGGCGGTGGCCGGCCTGGTAGTCCTCCACCGCGACCCGCTGCCCGCGAGCTTGACCTGA
- a CDS encoding esterase-like activity of phytase family protein, translating to MTRLPRLAVTGLAVLTLAVALPASGSAAPADSGRTADFGPATLTGFAKLPAATFVPASDPSGSLLGAAPVNGITPPFADQPVQGFSGIARNRDGSYDVLSDNGYGNIANSADFVLRIHRIIPAFGSHTVDVVGGINLTDPNGLVPWPLTRADRVLTGSDFDVESIVKDADGGYWIGDEFGPYLLHFDRAGRLLAAPIPLEGVHAPESAARDGVTANLPSSKGFEGMAASPDGRYLYPLLEGTVAGDVPGTLRISQFDRAANAYTGRRWAYPLAATGNAIGDFIAVDKQRFLVIERDNAQGDAAAFKKIFLVDLADRDRDGLADKSLVADLLAIADPQHLGGTADVFRFPFQTIEDVLILDNRTLAVLNDNNFPFSSGRTPGQPDDDEFITIRLDRSLHADHRVLD from the coding sequence ATGACCCGCCTTCCTCGCCTGGCCGTCACCGGCCTGGCGGTCCTGACCCTGGCGGTCGCCCTGCCCGCCAGCGGTTCGGCCGCCCCCGCCGACAGCGGCCGTACCGCCGACTTCGGCCCGGCGACGCTGACCGGCTTCGCCAAGCTGCCCGCCGCGACGTTCGTACCGGCCAGCGACCCGTCCGGGTCGCTGCTCGGCGCCGCGCCGGTCAACGGGATCACGCCGCCCTTCGCCGACCAGCCGGTGCAAGGCTTCAGCGGTATCGCGCGCAACCGCGACGGCAGCTACGACGTGCTGTCCGACAACGGGTACGGCAACATCGCCAACAGCGCCGACTTCGTGCTGCGCATCCACCGGATCATCCCGGCGTTCGGCAGTCACACCGTCGACGTGGTCGGCGGGATCAACCTCACCGACCCGAACGGGCTGGTGCCGTGGCCGCTGACCCGCGCCGACCGGGTGCTGACCGGGTCGGACTTCGACGTCGAGTCGATCGTCAAGGACGCCGACGGCGGTTACTGGATCGGCGACGAGTTCGGGCCGTACCTGCTGCACTTCGACCGGGCCGGGCGGCTGCTGGCCGCGCCGATCCCGCTGGAGGGCGTGCACGCGCCCGAGAGCGCCGCGCGTGACGGCGTCACCGCGAACCTGCCCAGCAGCAAGGGCTTCGAGGGTATGGCCGCCTCGCCCGACGGGCGCTACCTGTACCCGCTGCTGGAGGGCACCGTCGCCGGGGACGTCCCGGGCACGCTGCGGATCAGCCAGTTCGACCGGGCCGCGAACGCCTACACGGGCAGGCGCTGGGCGTACCCGCTGGCCGCGACCGGCAACGCGATCGGCGACTTCATCGCCGTGGACAAGCAGCGGTTCCTGGTCATCGAGCGCGACAACGCCCAGGGCGACGCGGCCGCGTTCAAGAAGATCTTCCTGGTGGACCTGGCCGACCGCGACCGCGACGGCCTGGCCGACAAGTCGCTGGTGGCCGACCTGCTCGCCATCGCCGACCCGCAGCACCTGGGCGGGACGGCCGACGTGTTCCGGTTCCCGTTCCAGACCATCGAGGACGTGCTGATCCTCGACAACCGGACCCTGGCCGTGCTGAACGACAACAACTTCCCGTTCTCGTCCGGTCGCACCCCCGGCCAGCCCGACGACGACGAGTTCATCACCATCCGCCTCGACCGCTCCCTGCACGCCGACCACCGCGTGCTGGACTGA
- a CDS encoding TetR/AcrR family transcriptional regulator: MSTPGAGGRRADAVRNRQLALEAATALLADRGTPLTVEAIAKRAGLGMGTVVRAFGGKDALLDAAVSGLLAPVVHRGRDLLAASSPEQALRAFLAELIAFQSAHHAIADQVDGLDLPATSALRTELERLVEDMVIGARADGAIRTDLEPALLTTLIGQTAYAIARAQPVSPHLRESFITVFMDGLRPQPAVQAGRPTREGNRGGGLRR, encoded by the coding sequence ATGTCAACACCGGGGGCGGGCGGGCGCAGGGCTGACGCCGTCCGCAACAGACAGCTGGCGCTGGAGGCCGCGACGGCGCTGCTGGCCGACCGGGGCACCCCGCTGACCGTCGAGGCCATCGCGAAACGGGCAGGCCTGGGCATGGGCACCGTCGTGCGGGCCTTCGGCGGCAAGGACGCCCTGCTCGACGCCGCAGTCTCCGGCCTGCTGGCACCGGTGGTGCACCGGGGTCGCGACCTGCTGGCCGCATCCAGCCCCGAACAGGCGCTGCGCGCCTTCCTCGCCGAGCTGATCGCCTTCCAGTCCGCGCACCACGCCATCGCCGACCAGGTCGACGGCCTGGACCTGCCGGCCACCTCCGCCCTGCGGACCGAGCTGGAGCGGCTGGTGGAAGACATGGTCATCGGGGCGCGGGCTGACGGCGCGATCCGCACCGACCTCGAACCCGCCCTGCTCACCACCCTGATCGGCCAGACCGCCTACGCCATCGCGCGGGCGCAACCCGTGTCCCCGCACCTGCGCGAGTCCTTCATCACCGTCTTCATGGACGGCCTGCGCCCGCAGCCGGCCGTCCAGGCCGGGCGCCCGACGCGCGAGGGGAACCGGGGCGGTGGGCTCCGCCGCTGA
- a CDS encoding YoaK family protein, whose protein sequence is MANAPEHGPLPRLLIALTVVSGLVDAFSYLTLGHVFVANMTGNVVFFGFALAGVGGISVVSSLVAIVAFVVGAAIGGRAALDLRPHRGLLLAGTCAVQAAVLAVSAIAVARTGMRPEGVTPVLIALLAVAMGGQNAVVGRLGIPELTTTVLTRTVTGLAAGSSPAVVQARRLASVVAMVLGAWAGGLLLRWAGQSAPLWLAALVLLATAASALVRARRRGSESWR, encoded by the coding sequence GTGGCGAACGCACCCGAGCACGGGCCGCTGCCCCGGCTGCTGATCGCGCTGACCGTGGTCAGCGGCCTGGTCGACGCGTTCAGCTACCTGACCCTGGGCCACGTGTTCGTCGCCAACATGACCGGCAACGTGGTCTTCTTCGGGTTCGCCCTGGCCGGGGTCGGCGGGATCTCCGTCGTGTCGAGCCTGGTCGCGATCGTGGCGTTCGTCGTCGGCGCGGCGATCGGCGGCCGCGCCGCCCTCGACCTGCGGCCACACCGGGGGCTGCTGCTGGCCGGGACGTGCGCGGTCCAGGCCGCCGTCCTGGCCGTCTCGGCGATCGCCGTCGCCCGCACCGGGATGCGGCCCGAGGGCGTCACGCCGGTCCTGATCGCGCTGCTGGCCGTCGCGATGGGCGGGCAGAACGCGGTCGTGGGCAGGCTCGGCATCCCCGAGCTGACCACCACCGTGCTGACCAGGACCGTCACCGGCCTGGCAGCGGGCAGTTCACCGGCGGTGGTGCAGGCGCGCCGGCTGGCCTCGGTCGTCGCCATGGTGCTCGGCGCCTGGGCGGGCGGTCTGCTGCTGCGCTGGGCCGGGCAGTCGGCGCCGCTGTGGCTGGCCGCGCTGGTGCTCCTGGCGACCGCCGCGTCCGCGCTGGTCCGGGCCCGCCGTCGCGGCTCGGAATCCTGGCGCTGA
- a CDS encoding DoxX family protein: MNLKTTTYWATTAVLAFVMLSGGAADLVRLPAAAQGVYDLGYPPMFLTILGFWKVLGGVTVLAPRLPRLKEWAYAGAFFDLSGATVSHLVAGSSTTQVATTAALSVLTLVSWATRPSGRMLGALTVPAVLRRDEARPQVGEA, encoded by the coding sequence ATGAACCTGAAGACCACCACCTACTGGGCCACCACCGCCGTGCTGGCGTTCGTGATGCTGTCCGGCGGCGCCGCCGACCTGGTCCGGCTGCCTGCCGCCGCCCAGGGCGTGTACGACCTCGGCTATCCGCCGATGTTCCTCACCATCCTCGGCTTCTGGAAGGTGCTCGGCGGCGTCACCGTCCTGGCCCCGCGCCTGCCGCGCCTGAAGGAGTGGGCGTACGCCGGAGCGTTCTTCGACCTGTCCGGGGCGACCGTGTCGCACCTGGTCGCGGGCTCGTCGACGACGCAGGTCGCCACGACGGCGGCCCTGTCGGTGCTGACGCTGGTGTCCTGGGCGACCCGCCCGAGCGGCCGCATGCTGGGCGCGCTCACCGTTCCCGCCGTGCTGCGCCGCGACGAGGCGCGACCGCAGGTCGGCGAGGCCTGA